A genome region from Chthonomonas sp. includes the following:
- a CDS encoding bifunctional nuclease family protein: MPDEFDDQLNQPPAFFPYEEDEEEQVESEPVEVTVEGLYVAETNGSVQRFVMLADESGRRVPIIIGLFEATAISMAFEGEKSDRPMTHDLMRTLLHRLGGSLVRVLIDDIWTNTYYAKLFIEDRSGQYEVDCRPSDAIALALRVGCPIWVKAQVFDKTADG; this comes from the coding sequence ATGCCGGATGAGTTTGACGATCAGCTAAACCAGCCGCCTGCGTTCTTTCCGTACGAAGAGGACGAGGAGGAACAGGTTGAATCTGAGCCGGTAGAAGTGACTGTCGAGGGTCTTTACGTCGCCGAAACCAATGGCTCGGTGCAGCGGTTTGTCATGCTCGCCGACGAGTCCGGTCGCCGGGTGCCGATCATCATCGGCTTGTTTGAAGCGACCGCTATCAGCATGGCGTTCGAGGGCGAAAAGTCCGACCGCCCGATGACCCACGACCTTATGCGCACGCTGCTGCATCGCCTGGGCGGAAGCCTGGTGCGCGTCCTCATCGACGACATTTGGACGAACACCTACTACGCGAAGCTGTTCATCGAAGACCGCAGCGGCCAGTACGAAGTGGATTGCCGGCCATCCGATGCGATTGCGTTGGCGTTGCGCGTGGGTTGCCCGATCTGGGTGAAGGCGCAAGTGTTTGACAAAACGGCCGACGGCTAA
- the carB gene encoding carbamoyl-phosphate synthase large subunit has translation MPDSILVLGSGPIRIGQGIEFDYSCVHCVWALNEMGYRAQIINNNPETVSTDFDTGDGLFFEPVTLDDVVAVVRATGARGVVCQFGGQTAINLAEHLDAAGVSVLGTQPRAIALAEDRDQFDALLNELGIRKPRGKAVTSVADAQRVVAEVGYPVLVRPSFVLGGRAMEICFDDDQLAHFFAEAADANPGQPVLVDEYILGQEAEVDVISDGSDTLVPGVMEHIERAGVHSGDSMAVYPPVTLSGEVQVEMVRAACQIARRLDVRGLMNIQFVIRDNQAYVLEVNPRASRTVPYLSKVTGIPMVQLATQCMMGKTLKELGFVSGLWQVAAGGRPGWVMPVGDMNADALEATAPFYAVKAPVFSFQKLSKVEPSLGPEMKSTGEIMGLDFTFEAALYKALIASHVTFKSSGYVVLTLDDRDKMFAVEIAEQLRKFGIPIAATAGTHAVLQQAGIEARLVNKMLDGGENLVDLIRAGQVRLMINTPTHGKQSTIEAKLIRRTCIETGIACLTSVDTARALAKALPLYENPELSSCLPYNAYLAGRVLN, from the coding sequence ATGCCAGACTCCATCCTCGTTCTCGGCTCGGGGCCGATCCGCATCGGTCAGGGGATTGAGTTTGATTATTCCTGCGTTCACTGCGTGTGGGCGCTCAACGAAATGGGCTACCGAGCCCAGATCATCAACAACAATCCCGAGACGGTTTCCACCGATTTTGATACCGGCGACGGCCTGTTTTTTGAGCCCGTGACGCTCGATGATGTAGTCGCCGTGGTGCGCGCCACCGGCGCGCGCGGAGTGGTTTGCCAGTTCGGAGGCCAGACCGCCATCAACCTCGCGGAGCACCTGGACGCCGCCGGCGTGAGCGTGCTGGGAACGCAGCCTCGCGCCATCGCTCTCGCCGAAGATCGTGACCAGTTCGACGCGTTGCTCAACGAACTCGGCATTCGCAAGCCGCGTGGCAAAGCCGTGACGAGCGTCGCCGACGCCCAGCGCGTTGTTGCCGAAGTCGGCTATCCCGTGCTTGTCAGGCCCAGCTTTGTGCTCGGCGGTCGGGCCATGGAAATCTGCTTCGACGACGATCAGCTGGCTCACTTTTTTGCCGAAGCCGCTGACGCCAACCCTGGCCAGCCGGTGCTGGTGGACGAATACATTTTGGGTCAGGAAGCCGAAGTTGACGTGATTTCCGACGGCAGCGACACCCTTGTGCCGGGCGTGATGGAACACATTGAACGCGCCGGCGTGCACAGCGGCGACTCGATGGCGGTGTATCCGCCGGTGACGTTGAGCGGCGAAGTGCAAGTCGAGATGGTGCGCGCCGCGTGCCAGATCGCGCGTCGCCTTGACGTGCGTGGCCTGATGAACATCCAGTTCGTGATTCGCGACAACCAGGCGTACGTGCTCGAAGTCAACCCGCGCGCCAGCCGCACGGTGCCTTACTTGAGCAAGGTCACCGGAATTCCGATGGTGCAGTTGGCGACGCAGTGCATGATGGGCAAGACCCTAAAGGAACTTGGTTTCGTGAGCGGCCTCTGGCAGGTCGCCGCGGGTGGACGACCCGGCTGGGTGATGCCGGTGGGCGACATGAACGCCGATGCCCTCGAAGCCACCGCCCCGTTCTACGCCGTGAAGGCACCCGTGTTTAGCTTCCAAAAACTCAGCAAGGTCGAGCCGAGCCTCGGCCCGGAAATGAAGTCCACCGGCGAGATTATGGGCCTGGACTTCACGTTCGAGGCCGCGCTCTACAAGGCGCTCATCGCCAGCCATGTCACGTTCAAAAGTAGCGGTTATGTCGTGCTTACGCTCGATGATCGCGACAAGATGTTCGCCGTCGAGATTGCCGAGCAGCTAAGAAAATTCGGCATTCCCATCGCCGCCACCGCCGGAACGCACGCCGTGTTACAACAAGCCGGAATCGAAGCTCGGCTGGTCAACAAGATGCTGGACGGCGGCGAAAATCTCGTGGACCTGATCCGGGCTGGGCAAGTCCGCCTAATGATCAACACGCCCACCCATGGCAAGCAGAGCACCATCGAGGCAAAACTCATTCGCCGCACCTGCATCGAAACCGGAATCGCGTGCCTGACGAGCGTTGACACGGCCCGGGCACTGGCCAAAGCGTTACCCCTGTACGAGAATCCCGAGCTCTCTTCGTGCTTGCCCTACAACGCCTACCTTGCCGGACGCGTCCTGAACTAG
- a CDS encoding D-alanyl-D-alanine carboxypeptidase family protein, protein MRPRWDRTQGRPEPIAALNRIPERENGEPLLSLAEACPSVRVLRPQVIPWLRASVCAKIEAAAASLPEGVYLSVWDAWRSLDRQRKIYEWMTRCAIEVFGELPPAVLRRRINRWVAPWDQPAPPGHCTGAAVDVALVNDDNEELDVTSPYPRFIAAPTYTLGLTNEAQANRSMLVQAMLAQGFSNCRDEYWHYSYGDAGWAVRVGEPECFYGVAPLPDEFHAAHDELWLQRLLERPNPFLEGK, encoded by the coding sequence GTGAGGCCGCGCTGGGACCGAACGCAGGGTCGCCCCGAGCCGATAGCCGCGCTCAACCGCATTCCTGAACGAGAGAACGGCGAGCCGCTCCTGAGTCTCGCTGAGGCGTGCCCCAGCGTGCGCGTATTGCGCCCGCAGGTCATTCCTTGGCTCCGCGCGAGCGTCTGCGCCAAGATCGAGGCGGCAGCCGCCAGCCTGCCGGAGGGCGTGTACCTTTCGGTGTGGGATGCCTGGCGCTCGCTTGACCGGCAGCGCAAGATTTACGAATGGATGACGCGCTGCGCGATCGAGGTGTTTGGCGAGTTGCCGCCCGCCGTGTTGCGACGCCGCATCAATCGCTGGGTGGCTCCGTGGGATCAGCCGGCTCCGCCGGGCCACTGCACCGGCGCGGCGGTGGATGTGGCGCTAGTTAACGACGACAACGAGGAGCTTGACGTGACCTCTCCGTACCCGCGATTCATCGCCGCGCCCACCTACACCCTCGGCCTCACCAACGAGGCTCAGGCGAACCGCTCGATGCTGGTGCAGGCAATGCTCGCGCAGGGGTTCTCCAATTGCCGCGACGAATATTGGCACTACAGCTACGGCGATGCGGGTTGGGCGGTGCGGGTTGGCGAACCCGAGTGCTTCTACGGCGTCGCGCCGCTTCCGGATGAGTTCCACGCGGCCCATGATGAGCTTTGGCTGCAGCGATTACTCGAGCGGCCCAACCCCTTTTTGGAAGGCAAGTAA
- a CDS encoding ABC transporter ATP-binding protein, producing MADALIQFDHVRKEFLLSHSGAASLKTSLLWWRKRSLEHFVAVDDVSFQVRQGESVALVGRNGAGKSTVLSLVARIYQPTSGTITRRGRMAPLLELGAGFHPDLTGLENLLFNGVIMGLTRKQVRERTEAIVDFAELHSHIDSPVRTYSAGMMARLGFSLAAHVDADLLIVDEVLAVGDAKFEQKCYDRLAEFRQAGGTIFFVSHNPDAVERVADRCLWMEKGKLRADGPATEILSAYRNA from the coding sequence ATGGCCGACGCGCTGATCCAATTCGACCACGTCCGCAAGGAGTTCTTGCTGAGCCATAGCGGCGCGGCGAGCCTCAAAACCAGCCTATTGTGGTGGCGGAAGCGTTCACTCGAGCACTTTGTCGCGGTGGACGATGTCAGTTTTCAGGTGCGGCAAGGCGAATCGGTGGCCCTCGTTGGCCGCAATGGGGCGGGGAAGAGCACCGTCCTCAGCCTGGTCGCCCGGATCTACCAGCCGACGAGCGGCACCATCACAAGGCGCGGGAGAATGGCTCCGTTGCTTGAGCTCGGCGCCGGCTTCCACCCCGACCTCACCGGGCTTGAGAATCTGCTGTTCAACGGCGTAATCATGGGCCTCACGCGCAAGCAGGTTCGCGAGAGAACTGAGGCCATCGTGGACTTCGCCGAGCTTCACTCGCATATTGATTCGCCGGTCCGCACCTATTCGGCGGGAATGATGGCGCGGCTCGGTTTTTCGCTTGCCGCTCACGTCGATGCCGATCTGCTGATCGTGGACGAAGTACTGGCCGTGGGCGACGCGAAGTTCGAGCAGAAGTGCTACGACCGCCTCGCCGAGTTTCGCCAAGCTGGCGGCACCATCTTCTTTGTCTCGCACAATCCCGATGCCGTGGAACGCGTGGCCGATCGCTGCCTCTGGATGGAAAAAGGCAAGCTGCGCGCCGATGGCCCGGCGACCGAAATTTTGAGCGCGTATCGAAACGCGTAA
- a CDS encoding HEAT repeat domain-containing protein, translated as MDLKSAMYPGEHPVLLWLKEQGPKVLAAAALIGMGWMISSIAHPSDAKNPGFSKQQALDVESAKSVMRDQDSPPESRLQAAKNLLPYADKIEGAVVFEILLAEPEEEVAMAIAELTRKFPEHPDLVKAYIRRTKPRGQVRRRFCQLFMGTNRPEFLDMLRKFTYDPNSDTRIAAYSALGSSPSPRAGRILMLRMPYEEQKGTRQALLNALAKHKTKQDANKVIWGS; from the coding sequence ATGGATCTAAAGAGCGCCATGTATCCTGGCGAACACCCCGTTTTGCTATGGCTGAAGGAGCAAGGACCGAAGGTTCTTGCCGCCGCCGCTTTAATCGGCATGGGCTGGATGATCAGCTCGATCGCGCACCCAAGCGACGCCAAAAACCCGGGGTTCAGCAAGCAACAGGCGCTGGATGTCGAATCCGCCAAGAGCGTGATGCGCGACCAGGATTCGCCGCCCGAAAGCAGGTTGCAAGCGGCCAAGAATTTGCTGCCCTACGCGGACAAAATTGAAGGAGCGGTGGTGTTTGAGATTCTGCTGGCCGAGCCAGAAGAAGAAGTGGCGATGGCCATTGCCGAACTCACGCGCAAGTTTCCAGAGCACCCGGACCTGGTGAAGGCGTACATTCGTCGCACCAAGCCGCGCGGTCAAGTGCGTCGCCGATTCTGCCAACTGTTTATGGGTACGAATCGCCCAGAGTTCCTCGACATGCTTCGCAAGTTCACTTACGATCCCAATTCGGACACGCGCATTGCTGCCTACTCCGCGCTTGGATCGTCGCCTTCGCCGCGAGCCGGACGCATCCTCATGCTGCGCATGCCGTACGAAGAGCAGAAGGGCACCCGCCAAGCGTTGCTCAACGCGCTTGCCAAGCACAAAACCAAGCAAGACGCCAACAAGGTGATCTGGGGCAGCTAG
- the deoC gene encoding deoxyribose-phosphate aldolase: MIHTRSHVAPVTRNAGMPLDQSWVEETVINRSAVERRAATLGGRRTVKKAWQAAWLLRAVECIDLTTLSGDDTESNVHRLCAKAKQPVRQDLLDALGVGPIRTGAVCVYHNYVEACVKNLAGSGIPVAAVSTGFPAGLSPFRERIHEIKASVQSGASEIDIVITRAHVLNQDWQALYDEMQQFREACGEAHVKAILATGELGTLSNVARASLVCMMAGADFIKTSTGKESVNATIPFGLVMCRMIRDYEDRTGFKVGFKPAGGIRTAKQSLDFLTLMREELGPRWQQPDLFRIGASTLLSDIERQLEHYLTGQYSAYNRHPMA, encoded by the coding sequence ATGATTCACACCCGGTCGCATGTTGCCCCTGTCACGCGGAACGCGGGCATGCCACTTGACCAAAGTTGGGTGGAAGAAACGGTCATTAATCGCAGTGCCGTGGAGCGCCGCGCCGCTACCTTGGGCGGTCGCCGAACGGTTAAGAAGGCATGGCAAGCGGCTTGGCTCTTGCGGGCGGTTGAGTGCATTGACCTAACCACCCTGAGCGGCGACGACACCGAAAGCAATGTCCACCGCCTGTGCGCCAAGGCCAAGCAACCCGTGCGGCAAGACTTGCTCGACGCGCTCGGGGTCGGGCCGATTCGCACCGGCGCCGTGTGCGTGTATCACAACTACGTGGAGGCTTGCGTGAAGAATCTGGCCGGCAGCGGCATCCCCGTCGCCGCAGTGAGCACCGGCTTTCCGGCGGGGTTGTCGCCGTTCCGCGAGCGCATTCACGAAATCAAGGCGAGCGTCCAATCTGGCGCGTCGGAAATTGACATCGTCATCACCCGGGCGCACGTGCTCAACCAAGATTGGCAAGCCCTTTACGACGAGATGCAGCAGTTCCGCGAGGCATGCGGCGAAGCCCACGTGAAGGCGATTTTGGCCACGGGTGAGCTCGGCACGCTCTCGAATGTCGCGCGCGCGAGCCTGGTGTGCATGATGGCCGGGGCGGACTTTATCAAGACCTCGACCGGCAAGGAGTCGGTCAACGCGACCATTCCCTTTGGCCTCGTGATGTGCCGAATGATCCGCGACTACGAGGATCGGACGGGCTTTAAGGTGGGCTTCAAACCGGCCGGCGGAATCCGCACGGCGAAGCAGTCGCTGGACTTTCTCACGCTCATGCGCGAGGAGTTGGGGCCACGATGGCAACAGCCCGACCTCTTCCGCATCGGCGCTTCGACGCTACTCAGTGATATCGAGCGGCAGTTAGAGCACTACTTGACGGGCCAGTATTCGGCGTACAATCGCCACCCGATGGCCTAG
- a CDS encoding PQQ-dependent sugar dehydrogenase, with protein sequence MRPIWLIGPLAVLAALACAPKEEASAKEPAKKIQVQGRSVTAIYDTNCGNCHGRRAEGGGGGTPSLLTLDKYHQKWDKPFFDAIKNGVKDMGMEPFGESMDDATVWAMVVHIRELQRDALREETKPKATGGMYESGGIKYRIEEVVDTKQGLRTPWSLDWLPDGRMLVSNRPGGISVLTGGKATGTINGLPPTVEMGQGGQMEVAVHPDYKKNGWVYLSFADPKSNGAMTRLVRGKLKANGGDFDWVSQQDIWTAPDRQYVRSGVHFGCKIVFDGTGHIFFSTGERGSGELAQDLTRTNGKIHRLNEDGSVPKDNPFVARQGALGSIWSYGHRNPQGLAQGLSGELVDTEHGPRGGDEMNVIDKGANYGWPKIAFSINYNDTVLTTAYPSADQNFKMPAFRWLPSIGASGLAVVNSPKFKAWRGDFVAGGLAGGNLDRIRLKDGKMVSQETILRDMGRVRDVRVGPDGAIYVVLNGADRIVRIVAQS encoded by the coding sequence ATGCGACCAATTTGGTTGATCGGACCCCTGGCGGTGTTAGCCGCCCTTGCCTGCGCCCCGAAAGAAGAAGCTTCGGCCAAAGAGCCGGCCAAAAAAATCCAAGTTCAGGGCCGCAGCGTCACCGCGATTTACGACACGAACTGTGGCAACTGCCACGGTCGGCGAGCCGAAGGCGGTGGCGGCGGCACGCCCTCACTCCTTACGCTCGATAAGTACCACCAAAAGTGGGATAAGCCGTTCTTCGATGCGATTAAGAACGGCGTGAAGGACATGGGGATGGAGCCCTTTGGCGAGAGCATGGACGACGCCACCGTGTGGGCCATGGTCGTGCACATTCGCGAACTTCAGCGCGATGCGTTGCGCGAGGAGACAAAGCCCAAGGCCACGGGCGGAATGTACGAATCGGGCGGCATCAAGTACCGCATCGAAGAGGTGGTTGACACCAAGCAAGGCTTGCGCACGCCCTGGTCGCTGGACTGGCTGCCCGATGGTCGGATGCTCGTATCCAACCGCCCCGGCGGCATCTCGGTGCTCACGGGCGGCAAAGCTACCGGAACCATTAACGGATTACCACCCACGGTGGAGATGGGTCAAGGCGGCCAAATGGAGGTCGCGGTTCACCCCGACTACAAAAAGAACGGCTGGGTATACCTCTCGTTTGCCGATCCCAAATCGAACGGCGCGATGACGCGACTGGTTCGCGGGAAGCTGAAGGCAAACGGCGGCGACTTCGATTGGGTGAGTCAGCAGGATATCTGGACTGCGCCCGATCGCCAATATGTGCGAAGCGGCGTGCACTTCGGTTGCAAGATCGTGTTCGACGGCACGGGTCACATCTTCTTTAGCACCGGCGAGCGCGGCAGCGGCGAACTCGCGCAGGACCTCACGCGCACCAACGGCAAGATTCATCGCCTGAACGAGGATGGGTCGGTGCCCAAGGACAACCCATTTGTGGCGCGCCAAGGCGCGCTGGGCTCCATTTGGAGCTATGGCCACCGCAACCCGCAGGGTCTGGCGCAGGGTCTCAGCGGTGAACTCGTGGACACTGAGCACGGTCCGCGAGGCGGCGACGAAATGAACGTCATCGACAAAGGAGCCAACTACGGCTGGCCGAAGATCGCATTTAGCATCAATTACAACGACACCGTGTTGACCACGGCCTACCCCTCGGCGGACCAAAACTTCAAAATGCCCGCCTTCCGTTGGCTTCCCAGCATCGGCGCGAGCGGTCTGGCGGTGGTGAACTCGCCGAAGTTTAAGGCGTGGCGTGGCGACTTTGTGGCTGGTGGTTTGGCCGGTGGAAACCTCGATCGCATTCGCCTAAAGGACGGCAAGATGGTCTCTCAAGAAACGATCTTGCGCGACATGGGCCGAGTGCGCGACGTGCGTGTGGGACCCGATGGCGCGATCTATGTGGTGCTCAACGGGGCTGATAGAATTGTCAGGATCGTCGCTCAAAGTTAG
- a CDS encoding SLBB domain-containing protein has protein sequence MLRQFALFLLLILALVAPAQTKERIIAPGDTVRLTCEEEPSLNGPYKITRDGLIVMKFIGAVKVSGLTTAESGLKIRDQLLLHRVLTQATITITFPNEATPSKPVRFEGAVKLASEIPFTDKMKLADVIKLAEPTSAANLMAIEIISESQKKAIYEFPRENPEIKPGDVVFFPLVITRTGTISVLGGVVKPGVQTWSDGLTARLAIKAAGGFDALGNSMRVRLERESQSPRNLDLSKDETDAELVPGDRLIIELNPVRRFVFMSGQTVKSGAMEFVDGLTLTQAIQMAGGLIPDAKVREVKIYESAARGNGKLKGTYNLEKILQGYVGDVKLVPGDRIEVGKVTRRR, from the coding sequence ATGCTGCGTCAATTTGCCCTATTCCTGCTCCTGATCCTGGCGTTGGTTGCGCCGGCCCAGACGAAGGAGCGGATTATCGCGCCGGGCGACACGGTTCGCCTGACCTGCGAGGAGGAGCCAAGCCTCAACGGCCCCTACAAGATCACCCGCGACGGGCTGATTGTCATGAAGTTCATCGGCGCGGTGAAGGTCAGCGGATTGACCACCGCCGAATCGGGCCTTAAGATCCGCGACCAATTGCTCTTGCATCGCGTGTTGACTCAGGCCACCATCACGATCACGTTCCCAAACGAGGCCACGCCGAGCAAACCGGTGCGCTTTGAGGGCGCGGTAAAGCTGGCGAGCGAGATTCCGTTCACCGATAAGATGAAGCTCGCCGACGTGATTAAGCTGGCCGAACCGACTTCGGCGGCGAACCTCATGGCGATTGAAATCATCAGCGAGTCGCAGAAGAAAGCCATTTACGAGTTCCCTCGCGAGAACCCGGAAATCAAGCCCGGCGACGTGGTGTTTTTCCCGCTTGTGATCACGCGCACCGGCACGATTTCGGTGCTCGGCGGAGTGGTGAAGCCCGGCGTGCAAACCTGGAGCGACGGCCTGACCGCGCGCCTCGCCATTAAGGCGGCCGGTGGCTTCGACGCCCTCGGCAATTCGATGCGCGTGCGGCTCGAACGCGAGAGTCAGTCCCCGCGCAATCTCGACCTCAGCAAAGACGAGACCGACGCGGAACTCGTGCCGGGCGATCGCCTGATCATCGAACTCAACCCCGTGCGACGATTCGTGTTCATGTCGGGCCAGACCGTCAAGTCGGGCGCGATGGAGTTTGTTGACGGCCTCACGCTGACGCAAGCGATTCAGATGGCGGGCGGCTTGATCCCCGACGCCAAGGTCAGGGAAGTCAAGATTTACGAATCCGCTGCCCGCGGCAATGGCAAGCTCAAAGGCACGTACAACCTGGAAAAAATCCTGCAAGGTTATGTCGGCGACGTGAAGCTGGTCCCCGGCGACCGGATTGAAGTCGGCAAGGTGACGCGTCGCCGGTGA